A genomic segment from Trueperaceae bacterium encodes:
- a CDS encoding proline--tRNA ligase, with product MAKNKGITPQSEDFSTWYNEIVYRADLADLSPVRGSMVIKPYGYALWENLQLHLDRMFKDTGHQNLYFPMLIPMSFFEREAKHVEGFSPELAVVTHAGGKELEEPLAIRPTSETIVGEMYSKWIQSYRDLPLLYNQWNNVMRWELRTRPFLRTTEFLWQEGHTAHATAKEALGETHKMLALYAEFAESYAAVPVIQGEKTERERFAGAEMTLTIEAMMRDTRALQSATSHYLGTNFAEAFDITFNDVDNNQAFVHTTSWGLSTRMIGAIIMTHGDDSGLILPPRLAPHQLVIVPIFRRNDDEIKKRVLTEVERLAEGLKESGVRVHVDMREGISPGWKFNEWEEKGVPLRLEIGPKDLQKNTALLVDRLSGEKREVPFGALYEEIPVELNRFHEALYQRALHFQKEHTFEVNTFDEFKEHIEHGWVIATHCGDPESERAIQEETRATVRCIPIDGPTAEGTVCIHTGRPSGYSRKVIFARAY from the coding sequence ATGGCCAAGAATAAGGGGATTACGCCGCAGTCAGAGGATTTTAGTACTTGGTACAACGAAATTGTCTACAGGGCCGACCTAGCTGATCTGTCACCTGTTCGCGGTTCTATGGTGATAAAGCCTTACGGTTATGCCTTATGGGAGAATCTCCAGTTGCACCTTGATCGAATGTTTAAGGATACAGGTCATCAAAATCTTTATTTCCCAATGCTTATACCCATGTCGTTTTTCGAGCGAGAAGCCAAACACGTTGAAGGGTTTTCGCCTGAATTGGCGGTGGTCACTCATGCTGGCGGCAAGGAACTTGAAGAGCCGTTGGCGATTCGGCCTACTTCAGAGACGATAGTTGGGGAGATGTATAGCAAGTGGATTCAGAGCTACCGTGATCTACCGCTTCTTTACAACCAGTGGAATAACGTCATGCGTTGGGAGCTCCGTACTAGGCCCTTTCTCCGAACGACTGAGTTCCTATGGCAAGAGGGGCATACTGCCCATGCTACGGCGAAGGAGGCTCTTGGTGAGACTCATAAGATGCTTGCACTTTATGCTGAGTTTGCTGAGTCCTATGCGGCAGTCCCAGTGATCCAAGGGGAAAAAACTGAAAGAGAGCGCTTTGCCGGGGCGGAAATGACGCTAACAATCGAAGCCATGATGCGGGACACTCGGGCCCTCCAGTCGGCAACCAGTCATTACCTGGGTACTAATTTTGCTGAGGCTTTTGACATTACTTTTAATGACGTGGATAATAACCAAGCTTTTGTACACACCACTAGTTGGGGGTTATCTACCCGCATGATTGGGGCAATTATTATGACCCATGGTGACGATTCTGGCTTGATTTTACCTCCGCGTTTGGCGCCACATCAGCTTGTGATAGTACCTATTTTCCGACGCAATGATGACGAGATTAAAAAGAGGGTGCTTACGGAGGTTGAGCGCCTTGCGGAGGGACTTAAGGAATCAGGTGTTCGTGTTCACGTTGACATGCGTGAAGGAATTAGCCCGGGCTGGAAGTTTAATGAGTGGGAAGAAAAGGGTGTGCCCCTCAGGCTCGAGATTGGGCCTAAGGATTTACAGAAGAACACCGCTTTGCTAGTCGACCGGCTTTCTGGGGAAAAACGCGAGGTGCCATTCGGAGCGCTTTATGAGGAGATCCCCGTGGAACTCAATCGTTTTCACGAGGCACTTTACCAACGGGCGCTCCACTTTCAGAAAGAGCACACTTTTGAAGTTAATACGTTCGATGAATTTAAGGAGCATATAGAGCATGGCTGGGTCATTGCTACCCATTGTGGGGACCCCGAAAGTGAGCGAGCTATCCAAGAAGAGACACGAGCAACAGTTCGTTGTATCCCTATCGATGGACCAACTGCCGAAGGAACGGTTTGCATACACACCGGGCGCCCATCTGGTTATTCTCGTAAAGTTATCTTCGCACGAGCTTACTGA
- a CDS encoding branched chain amino acid aminotransferase (catalyzes the transamination of the branched-chain amino acids to their respective alpha-keto acids), which yields MEVKSKSVPSSSAVLDVGYVWFDGRIVPQEQATVSALTHALHYGTSVFEGIRAYETANGPAVFRLKEHTKRLLDSAKIMGMIPPVTAEEIEQAIIETIRHNNRRSCYIRPLIWYGAESLGVNPGQNQVHFMVATWEWGTYLGEEAVQQGAALMTSSWRRSSGDIMPTKAKVGGNYVNSVLANQEARDNGFDEALLLDSQGFVAEGSGENIFLYQNGVLMPISHSVNLRGITRDSVIRIANWMDVPVESTMATRDELYTADELFMVGTAAEVTPIASIDRRPIGSGAAGPFSLKMRKVYLDVVCGGVPEFNEWLTYVGE from the coding sequence ATGGAGGTGAAAAGTAAATCGGTCCCCTCTAGTTCTGCTGTGCTTGATGTTGGATATGTGTGGTTTGACGGCCGAATCGTTCCTCAGGAGCAAGCTACGGTATCAGCTCTGACCCATGCCCTTCATTACGGTACAAGTGTTTTCGAGGGTATCCGTGCGTACGAAACAGCTAATGGTCCAGCAGTATTTCGACTGAAGGAACACACCAAGAGATTGCTAGACTCAGCAAAGATCATGGGGATGATTCCACCAGTCACTGCAGAGGAAATAGAGCAAGCGATTATTGAGACCATTCGCCATAACAACCGACGATCGTGCTATATACGCCCTCTCATCTGGTATGGAGCTGAGTCCCTCGGAGTAAACCCAGGTCAGAACCAGGTACATTTCATGGTGGCAACCTGGGAATGGGGTACCTATTTAGGTGAAGAAGCGGTCCAGCAAGGTGCAGCCCTAATGACCTCAAGTTGGAGGCGAAGTTCGGGCGACATCATGCCCACTAAAGCAAAAGTTGGTGGAAATTATGTGAATTCAGTCCTAGCTAACCAAGAAGCTCGAGACAACGGCTTCGATGAAGCGCTACTCTTGGACAGTCAAGGTTTTGTTGCTGAGGGGTCAGGTGAGAACATTTTCTTATACCAAAATGGTGTCCTTATGCCGATCTCGCACTCTGTAAACCTTCGAGGAATTACCCGTGACTCAGTAATTAGAATTGCAAACTGGATGGATGTCCCGGTCGAGAGCACTATGGCAACCAGAGACGAGCTCTACACAGCCGATGAGCTTTTCATGGTTGGTACAGCTGCCGAGGTTACCCCAATAGCCTCGATTGATCGTCGGCCAATCGGTTCTGGTGCAGCTGGCCCATTTTCACTAAAGATGAGAAAAGTGTACCTGGATGTGGTTTGTGGAGGCGTTCCAGAGTTTAACGAGTGGCTAACCTACGTTGGAGAATAA
- the galE gene encoding UDP-glucose 4-epimerase GalE, producing the protein MNILVTGGAGYIGSVTVEALIARGHDVTVLDNLSTGHLGAIHPQATFLRSDLHNVREISKAIRLGGIDAVIHFAASSLVDESMKEPIRYFDNNVVGTICLLQAMLEQGVSRFVFSSTAALFGTGGYNPLREEAPKQPTSVYGETKHLIERILRWLPQINDLGYTSLRYFNAAGASSTYGEDHRPETHLIPLTLQVAIGSKNSINIYGQNYDTPDGTCIRDYVHVLDLAQAHVLAIEDVRPGEVKAYNVGNGTGFSVQEVIHACRHVTQHPIPVHLKPPRVGDPPFLVADSSRIRSELGWDPHFTDLEGIIISAWDWHKRHPRGYGID; encoded by the coding sequence GTGAATATCCTCGTAACCGGAGGAGCTGGTTATATCGGTAGCGTAACTGTTGAGGCGCTTATAGCCCGCGGTCACGATGTGACTGTATTAGATAACCTCTCGACCGGCCATCTTGGGGCTATTCACCCTCAAGCAACTTTTTTGAGAAGCGATTTACACAATGTCAGGGAAATTAGCAAGGCAATCCGGTTAGGTGGTATTGATGCTGTTATTCACTTTGCAGCTAGTTCCCTTGTTGATGAGTCTATGAAAGAACCAATCCGGTACTTTGACAACAATGTGGTGGGGACAATATGTCTTCTCCAGGCTATGCTTGAACAGGGAGTATCTCGCTTTGTTTTCTCGTCAACTGCGGCGCTATTCGGGACTGGTGGATATAACCCGTTACGAGAAGAAGCTCCGAAACAGCCGACGAGCGTATATGGTGAAACTAAGCACTTGATTGAGCGTATACTGCGATGGTTACCTCAGATTAATGATCTCGGTTACACGTCGCTTAGGTATTTTAATGCGGCTGGTGCATCGAGTACCTATGGAGAAGATCACCGACCTGAAACTCACTTAATTCCGTTGACGTTACAAGTGGCTATAGGTAGTAAGAACTCGATCAACATTTATGGCCAAAACTACGATACGCCGGATGGCACTTGTATTCGTGATTATGTGCATGTTCTTGATTTGGCTCAAGCCCATGTGCTGGCTATTGAAGATGTTAGACCTGGAGAGGTTAAGGCCTATAATGTGGGCAACGGTACCGGGTTTTCAGTACAGGAGGTTATACATGCCTGTCGCCACGTTACTCAACATCCGATTCCAGTTCACTTAAAACCACCGAGGGTTGGAGATCCCCCATTTCTTGTTGCTGACTCTTCTCGTATTAGGAGTGAGCTTGGATGGGACCCACATTTTACGGATTTGGAAGGGATCATTATCTCGGCTTGGGATTGGCATAAGCGGCATCCAAGGGGATATGGCATCGATTGA
- a CDS encoding GlcNAc-PI de-N-acetylase produces MNILAVFSHPDDELSCIGTLAKHAKRGDNVALIWTTHGEMASQFVNHTDPEVRKIRHEHGHWVAEKIGGAGHFFDMGDSRMTGAREEALQIARFYSSFKPDAIITWSDDHPHPDHRMTAKIAFDAITLARIPKILNEGVPEEEKFSPHRKPVQFFQYPSSESKRPYVHVNIEDEVELVGELFQFYQEFYKWPSSKEQFLQRASLQGRESGVKFAEKFQRRARFGPAVDYLEI; encoded by the coding sequence ATGAATATTTTAGCAGTTTTTTCTCATCCAGATGACGAGCTATCCTGCATCGGCACTCTCGCCAAGCATGCAAAAAGGGGCGACAATGTGGCCTTGATCTGGACAACACACGGAGAAATGGCTAGCCAGTTCGTTAACCACACCGACCCCGAAGTCCGTAAAATTCGTCATGAACATGGACACTGGGTAGCGGAAAAGATCGGCGGTGCTGGTCATTTTTTCGACATGGGTGATTCCCGAATGACAGGTGCTCGAGAAGAAGCCCTTCAGATTGCACGGTTTTATTCTTCTTTCAAACCTGATGCGATCATCACTTGGAGTGACGATCATCCTCATCCTGATCACCGCATGACTGCCAAAATAGCTTTCGACGCAATTACCCTTGCCCGAATTCCAAAGATCTTGAATGAGGGAGTACCAGAAGAAGAGAAGTTTTCACCTCACCGCAAACCTGTCCAATTTTTTCAATACCCTTCCTCGGAATCAAAACGTCCCTACGTGCACGTTAATATCGAAGATGAAGTCGAACTTGTGGGTGAACTGTTCCAGTTCTATCAAGAGTTTTATAAGTGGCCATCTTCTAAGGAACAATTTTTGCAAAGAGCATCTTTACAAGGCCGTGAATCGGGTGTGAAATTCGCCGAAAAGTTCCAGCGACGAGCAAGATTTGGCCCTGCGGTCGACTACCTGGAAATTTAA
- a CDS encoding cytochrome oxidase assembly protein: MVQTMKVSRLISISPLAWVVIVATTLVMLQGALVRATGSGAGCGSHWPTCNGNVIPLTGSAETLMEYSHRILSLLVLVLGVLLLVKTWKWRHSRPGLFVFATIAFVFLIFEALLGGVTVLLGLTGDNTTVARGIMVASHLVNSLLLIGALTGTILYAQEKSPIWPLGIKRQGVLASVIGLGLIGMFILMFSGGIAAMGNTMFPTESLAEGLAADFTASSHPLIRLRILHPVIAVGVGIYLFLSLGLAWRIKPVSQALRLVQYLCAVYVVQLVIGAVNVTLLAPVILQLLHLTFAILAFALLSAVFIVELGFPANKAVVGLGKWAKTEKRV, encoded by the coding sequence ATGGTGCAAACGATGAAGGTTTCCCGTCTCATTTCAATTTCACCCCTAGCGTGGGTTGTTATTGTTGCTACTACTTTGGTGATGCTCCAGGGAGCTCTTGTGCGGGCGACCGGTTCTGGTGCTGGCTGTGGAAGCCATTGGCCTACCTGTAATGGCAATGTAATCCCATTAACCGGGAGCGCCGAAACTCTTATGGAGTATAGTCACAGGATACTTTCACTACTAGTGCTTGTGCTCGGAGTGCTACTGCTTGTGAAGACTTGGAAATGGCGTCATAGTCGACCTGGTTTATTCGTATTTGCAACGATAGCTTTTGTGTTTTTAATTTTCGAAGCATTGCTTGGGGGCGTAACAGTGCTTCTTGGTCTTACCGGTGATAATACCACCGTGGCCCGAGGGATCATGGTGGCTTCGCACCTAGTTAATTCACTCTTATTAATAGGAGCTCTAACTGGGACTATTCTGTATGCTCAAGAAAAATCACCAATTTGGCCCCTTGGCATAAAACGACAAGGGGTTTTGGCTTCGGTCATAGGTTTAGGTCTTATAGGGATGTTCATTCTCATGTTTAGTGGTGGTATTGCCGCCATGGGGAACACTATGTTTCCTACTGAATCTCTGGCAGAGGGATTAGCAGCTGATTTCACGGCTTCCTCTCACCCACTTATTAGGTTGCGTATCCTGCATCCAGTTATAGCAGTTGGGGTTGGCATCTACCTATTTTTGAGTTTGGGACTTGCGTGGCGGATCAAACCAGTTTCCCAAGCACTTCGTTTAGTGCAATATCTATGTGCCGTATACGTCGTGCAACTTGTCATTGGTGCTGTTAACGTCACTCTGTTAGCGCCGGTAATACTTCAGCTTTTGCATCTTACATTTGCTATTCTGGCGTTTGCACTCCTTTCAGCAGTTTTTATTGTCGAGTTGGGGTTTCCCGCAAACAAGGCAGTTGTCGGCCTTGGCAAGTGGGCGAAGACAGAGAAGCGTGTCTGA
- a CDS encoding protoheme IX farnesyltransferase → MCPKAPLTRANWRDYITLTKPRVISLLLFTTVGAMFIAARGFPGWLPLVGLLIGGYMSAGAAGVYNMIYDRDIDAGMKRTSLRPTVTEMVPIFNALVFAIILTVVSFILIALSTNLLAAILSWSGIAFYVVVYTIWLKRSTWQNIVIGGAAGSIPPLVGWAAVTGELSLLAWCLFALIFVWTPVHFWALALMINDDYTAVGVPMAPSVIGVRATVLQMMIYTVLTIILTIIPFVLGELTWAYLAITLLLNVLLVHRIVRLWRQAKLGTKIDRAIALPVYKYSMIYLALIFLTMSLDRILLPV, encoded by the coding sequence ATGTGTCCCAAGGCTCCGCTAACTAGAGCTAATTGGCGAGACTATATTACTTTAACTAAGCCTAGGGTCATTAGTCTCCTGCTTTTTACGACCGTAGGTGCAATGTTTATTGCAGCCCGGGGATTTCCAGGTTGGTTACCCCTTGTAGGGTTGTTGATAGGCGGTTATATGTCGGCCGGTGCAGCAGGGGTCTACAATATGATTTACGATCGCGATATTGATGCAGGTATGAAGCGGACGTCCTTGAGGCCAACCGTCACAGAAATGGTTCCAATTTTTAATGCACTGGTTTTCGCGATAATCTTAACGGTTGTTTCTTTTATATTGATTGCCTTATCAACAAATCTACTAGCTGCGATCCTTTCCTGGTCCGGAATTGCTTTTTACGTAGTCGTATACACTATTTGGCTAAAAAGGAGTACTTGGCAAAACATAGTTATTGGTGGAGCTGCTGGCTCAATACCACCGTTAGTCGGCTGGGCTGCCGTCACGGGTGAGCTTAGCCTGTTAGCCTGGTGCCTTTTTGCGCTAATTTTTGTTTGGACCCCAGTTCATTTCTGGGCGCTTGCACTTATGATTAATGACGACTACACAGCAGTTGGAGTACCTATGGCTCCTTCCGTTATTGGTGTGCGGGCAACGGTTCTCCAGATGATGATCTACACCGTGCTGACGATTATCCTGACAATTATTCCGTTTGTTCTTGGTGAATTAACCTGGGCATACTTGGCTATAACTTTGTTGTTAAACGTTTTACTTGTTCATCGTATAGTTAGGCTTTGGCGTCAGGCCAAGCTTGGTACTAAGATTGACAGGGCTATAGCTCTTCCCGTTTACAAGTATTCTATGATCTATCTAGCCCTAATCTTTTTAACTATGTCCTTAGACCGGATTCTACTTCCAGTTTAA
- the tal gene encoding transaldolase has translation MNPLKALQTYGQSVYMDEIRRSMLTDGFLQTLIDRDGLRGVTSNPAIFQTAIAETNDYDDAIAKRVKDGMKVIDIYEDLVVEDIQVAADLFRPTYDASGGRFGYVSLEVNPHLAHDTEGTIREARHLWTRLARPNVFIKVPGTAAGLPAITSLIKEGINVNVTLLFGLPRYREVAEAYVAGLEQRHAAGHSVEKVASVASFFLSRIDVLLDPMLEKAAQQNSMSAKDILALRGTIAIASAKEAYQIYKEVFSTKKFSSLANAGAATQRLLWASTSTKNPDYADVMYIEPLIGQDTVNTLPVNTLDAYRDHGEPADRMETGIDDSRKALATLPGLGINLDECTQQLEDEGVAKFISPFDSLMGTLAEAVNKAAG, from the coding sequence ATGAACCCACTAAAGGCTCTACAGACCTACGGACAATCCGTGTACATGGATGAAATCCGCAGGAGCATGCTTACTGATGGCTTTCTGCAAACCCTAATCGATCGTGACGGCTTGCGTGGTGTTACTTCAAACCCAGCAATCTTCCAAACGGCAATTGCCGAAACTAATGACTACGACGATGCTATCGCTAAACGGGTTAAGGATGGAATGAAAGTAATAGATATATATGAAGACCTTGTCGTTGAGGACATTCAAGTAGCTGCGGATCTTTTTCGCCCCACCTACGACGCCAGTGGTGGCCGCTTTGGTTACGTAAGCTTAGAGGTAAACCCGCACCTAGCCCACGACACTGAAGGCACTATCCGCGAAGCACGTCATCTCTGGACCAGGCTAGCGAGGCCAAATGTTTTCATAAAAGTTCCGGGTACAGCTGCAGGGTTACCTGCCATAACTAGCCTCATAAAAGAGGGTATTAACGTGAATGTGACTCTGCTTTTCGGCCTACCGCGTTATCGCGAGGTTGCTGAGGCATACGTAGCTGGCTTGGAACAAAGGCACGCAGCAGGACATTCTGTCGAAAAGGTTGCATCGGTAGCAAGTTTCTTTTTAAGCCGCATTGATGTGCTGCTAGACCCCATGCTTGAGAAAGCTGCTCAACAAAATAGTATGTCTGCCAAAGATATCCTTGCCTTAAGAGGAACAATCGCAATTGCTAGCGCCAAGGAAGCGTACCAAATATACAAGGAAGTTTTTAGCACCAAAAAGTTCAGCTCCCTTGCTAATGCTGGAGCAGCAACACAACGCTTACTTTGGGCCTCAACAAGTACTAAAAATCCCGATTACGCAGACGTAATGTACATCGAACCGCTAATTGGTCAGGACACAGTTAATACTCTTCCAGTAAACACCCTTGATGCGTACAGGGATCATGGTGAGCCTGCGGATAGGATGGAAACGGGTATTGATGACTCACGCAAAGCCTTAGCTACACTTCCAGGGCTAGGTATAAATCTTGACGAATGCACCCAGCAACTCGAGGACGAAGGCGTGGCGAAGTTCATCTCTCCTTTCGACAGCTTAATGGGCACTCTAGCTGAAGCGGTGAACAAAGCAGCGGGATAA
- a CDS encoding 4-diphosphocytidyl-2C-methyl-D-erythritol synthase: MITAVVMAGGKSRRMGQPKLLLEHRGKTLLANAIQRASCVTNQVLTVVGAYGDIYRREAECSGAIVVENPNWTEGLSSSLRTAVRNLEPEVEAILVILPDQPFVPTSHLRSLLKTHKTNGAPLVLSCYQGVRGAPAVIARPYFSALLELRGENGAKSLDRPEKPVTAVKLENGWDVDTMEDAKLLQDYET, translated from the coding sequence ATGATTACTGCTGTGGTAATGGCTGGAGGGAAAAGCAGGCGGATGGGACAACCAAAGCTTTTGCTTGAGCACCGTGGAAAAACATTGCTAGCGAACGCAATACAGCGGGCTTCCTGCGTAACTAATCAAGTGTTAACTGTAGTTGGTGCTTATGGTGATATTTACCGACGAGAGGCTGAATGTTCTGGGGCTATTGTTGTGGAAAATCCGAATTGGACCGAGGGCTTGTCCTCATCCCTCCGGACAGCTGTAAGAAACCTAGAACCAGAAGTTGAGGCAATCCTTGTGATCTTGCCTGATCAACCTTTTGTCCCAACTAGCCACCTTAGATCCCTTCTAAAAACCCATAAAACAAATGGAGCTCCACTTGTGCTCTCTTGCTATCAGGGCGTCCGTGGGGCTCCCGCGGTTATAGCCCGCCCCTACTTTTCTGCTCTCCTAGAATTACGGGGAGAGAATGGAGCTAAATCTCTCGATAGACCAGAAAAACCGGTTACTGCCGTAAAACTTGAAAATGGGTGGGATGTAGACACTATGGAGGACGCTAAACTATTACAGGATTATGAGACCTAG
- a CDS encoding cytochrome complex iron-sulfur subunit → MRKKNASKNFDAFKPSSDKPIDEKRRWFISWLWRLPVLAALLGGTYGFYRAYRVHFNKGRPAERPQFDEGPEVLVSDLSNFAEPWSEQGFTFDNVPSIALRLTTLVPGGIKIQDGVYLIAFSRICTHQGCLVNLNRNLESIAVAFNQRVYSPALTCACHLSVFDPGKAGKVLSGPAVLPLPRIRLELRGNEVWATGRET, encoded by the coding sequence ATGAGAAAAAAGAATGCTAGCAAAAACTTTGACGCTTTTAAGCCCAGCTCAGATAAACCGATCGATGAGAAAAGGCGGTGGTTTATTTCCTGGTTGTGGAGGCTCCCAGTCTTAGCTGCACTCTTAGGTGGAACCTACGGATTTTATCGGGCTTACAGAGTCCACTTCAATAAAGGCCGACCTGCAGAGCGCCCTCAATTTGATGAAGGTCCGGAAGTTCTTGTTTCCGACCTGTCAAATTTTGCAGAACCTTGGAGTGAACAGGGATTCACTTTTGATAATGTGCCATCTATCGCATTACGATTGACTACACTAGTTCCAGGTGGGATCAAAATTCAGGACGGGGTTTACCTAATCGCTTTCAGCCGCATCTGTACTCACCAAGGGTGCTTAGTAAATCTGAATCGGAATCTAGAATCCATAGCCGTAGCTTTTAACCAGAGGGTCTACAGCCCAGCATTAACCTGTGCATGCCATCTGAGTGTCTTTGACCCAGGGAAAGCAGGAAAGGTTTTAAGTGGCCCGGCCGTCCTCCCTTTACCTCGTATACGACTTGAGCTTCGCGGTAACGAAGTATGGGCAACAGGCCGAGAAACGTGA
- a CDS encoding cytochrome C biogenesis protein CcmH — protein sequence MRHLSNSVRQVLGLLAVIGGLAIADSVQSEEAKSRMDSVRQLERQVFDIGRKLRCPVCTAESVAESSVQIAIEMRWKIQEQLEQGLGEQEILAFFQSRYGDWILLDPPKRGVHLMLWLLPILAALLGLVFLAVSFRRWQNVAKNSIELDNANLNRVRKAVEEARR from the coding sequence ATGAGGCACCTCTCGAATTCTGTGCGGCAGGTTTTAGGCCTTTTGGCTGTAATTGGTGGATTGGCAATTGCAGACAGCGTGCAGTCCGAAGAAGCTAAATCTCGAATGGATTCTGTTAGGCAGCTCGAGCGGCAAGTGTTCGACATTGGGCGCAAGCTGCGTTGCCCAGTTTGCACAGCCGAATCCGTGGCGGAATCCTCTGTACAGATAGCAATAGAAATGCGATGGAAAATTCAAGAACAGCTAGAACAGGGGCTAGGTGAACAAGAAATACTCGCGTTTTTTCAATCTCGTTATGGCGACTGGATTTTGTTAGACCCCCCGAAACGGGGAGTACATCTGATGCTGTGGCTCCTACCAATTCTTGCTGCGCTATTAGGTTTAGTCTTTCTAGCGGTTTCCTTCCGTCGATGGCAAAACGTTGCTAAAAACTCTATTGAGCTTGATAACGCCAATCTCAATAGAGTACGAAAGGCTGTTGAGGAGGCTCGGAGATGA